A segment of the Colletotrichum destructivum chromosome 3, complete sequence genome:
TTGGCCGCCTCTCGCCCTCATCCCCTATAAATACAATACCGGCCGCTGCCCGTTGCTTTGGTGCGcgcttctttctcctcttcacTGCCAAACCACCTCGCTCCTGACCTCCTTTCTCACTCTCGtctgcccctcctctctcgcCACATCAGAGCTTTCTTGTGTTCTCCTCCATCCACCTGCCACACCAGCCCACCATGACTGCCTCCAACGGAAGCAATGGCCAGGCCActcgccgccccctccccgtcgGCATCTACGCCCCCACCATGACCTTTTTCGACCCCGAGACGGAGGACCTCGACATCCCCACCATCAAGAAGCACGCCGAGCGTCTTgccaaggccggcctcgctGGTCTGGTCGTCATGGGCTCcaacggcgaggccgcccaCTGCACgcgcgaggagaagctggccgtcACCAAGGCCACCCGTGAGgctctcgacgccgccggcttccagAACacccccatcatcctcggcgccacTGAAGGCAGCGTCCGCGGCACCATTGAGctctccaaggccgccgtcgaggtcggggcCGACTACTCTCTCatccttcccccctcctacTTCCGCGCCCAGATGGACGAGACCGCCATCCACGACTacttcatcgccgtcgccgaccaAAGCCCCATCCCCCTCGTCCTCTACAACTACCCCGGAGCCGTCTCTGGTATCGACATGGACAGCGACCTGCTCATCAAGCTGGCCGAGCACCCCAACATTGTCGGGACCAAGTTCACCTGCGGCAACACGGGCAAGCTGACCCGTGTGGCCCTGGCCACCAACGCGAAGACTCCCTGGTCCGAGGGCTCCGGCTACATGGCCTTTGGCGGCGTGTGCGACTTCACTGCTCAGACcctcgccagcggcggcagcggcatcatcgccggcggcgccaacgtcATGCCCAAGGTCTGCGTCAAGGTGTGGAACCTCTACTCGGAGGGTAAGAGGGACGAGGCTATTGAGCTCCAGAAGAAGCTCAGCCGCGCTGATTGGTTCCTgaccaaggccgccatcgccggtaCCAAGGGCGCCATCCAGACCTACTACGGCTACGGCGGCTTCCCCAGACGTCCTCTGAGACgcctcgagaaggccaagaccTCGTACATCGAGGAAGGTATCAAG
Coding sequences within it:
- a CDS encoding Putative aldolase-type TIM barrel, coding for MTASNGSNGQATRRPLPVGIYAPTMTFFDPETEDLDIPTIKKHAERLAKAGLAGLVVMGSNGEAAHCTREEKLAVTKATREALDAAGFQNTPIILGATEGSVRGTIELSKAAVEVGADYSLILPPSYFRAQMDETAIHDYFIAVADQSPIPLVLYNYPGAVSGIDMDSDLLIKLAEHPNIVGTKFTCGNTGKLTRVALATNAKTPWSEGSGYMAFGGVCDFTAQTLASGGSGIIAGGANVMPKVCVKVWNLYSEGKRDEAIELQKKLSRADWFLTKAAIAGTKGAIQTYYGYGGFPRRPLRRLEKAKTSYIEEGIKEVMEIENSL